The DNA sequence GTTCTCAATCTCAAAACAATGATAGGGACAATAACGGGCCATTGTCTTcttaataaacatcttttgtcCAAGGCACGACAGACAGCCCCTTGGGCAGACGCTGATacagcgcagaggaatcagtacccacgtagtcctggaatgcgaggctgtggctaaaTAACGtgcagaaatcctcggagcagtgaggtcACTCCGTGAAGCCTGTGAAGTGGCCAGGACACTtttgtgcttctggaaggagctaggctggctaaatTAGGCAAgactttacgcacaacggacgaATTAAGAGTCTAAGTGCtgaaactgagtccaccaacctataataatgtttggttctctggacatacgaggttatcattctacaacGACGATAAGTGATGTGCCTTAAGGATTGTAAGCTGTAATAAGGGATAGCAACTTAgccataaaacattttaaaataatcatgaTCAGTAACCCGGAAGTCACTTAAGAAACAGTGTTATGAATTCCAGTTAATGAGGGGTTATAATTGGTGATGTATAGTCATTTTTTGAGGCTATTTCATTGATATAGTTTGAAAAAGCCTTACTTTTTCCATTTTATCTTTTTCGGCTAAAAGCCACTCCATTGGTGGTGCGGGTGGTAATTGTTGATATAATGCATCATGTAATTCCCTTAGTTTTATGGTATCTACAAAGGCACCAGCTGTTAAGGGTTTTGAAAGGTCAACTTTTTTCTTATCACAGTTAGTTTTCCTGTAAATTTTGAGTAAATTAGTTAAGTTTGAGTCACTATCCAATAGGCATTTAATTAGAGTCAAAGCTTAAGATTTAGAGacaaatttaaatctatttaaattaatataatttaccaGATGTGAGAGTTATTTTGCACTTATTTCTGTATTGTCAAttgcaaatatattatatacagtgGGAAAAtcattatgtttaaatgtaaataagagACAGAAACATACATGCTATCTTAAATAACATACCTAGGAATTTCCTTTGGAAAATGGTCACTTTTGACCATTATGTCACTATTGGATATATTTTGAACTTCACCATAGCTTGGTACCCTACTTCTAGGTTCTGGCAAAATAGTCATTTCAGTTCTATATGAAACCTCAATTTCTACAGTACCTATTGGCATGTGCAATTCACCaacctttatatttttatacttcttACCTATAGAAACAAAACACATAAGTACATACAACAGACCAATACATTTTGGGCTTATATTATAgaccaattttaattaatatgccACCTAAAAATCAATATAGTTTTGCCAGGAATACACTATTagcattcttttttttaacataacaaaTAGTGTACTCTTTTTTCATTCAATAATTTTTGCCATATGCAGttaaatccaaaaaaaaatgataattagAAAAAATCATACCAAGAAGGTCCAAATTTGGCTGGCCACCATATATCTTATGTGAGATTTGATAGCAATCTTTGTTTTGCAAGCGAGACATTTTATATGCTGGTGTTATTCTAGATATGCTCAAGGTTGATTTTAACATTATACTCATTCTATAGTATATAGTGGATATGGAAGTAATGGTTGCATCATGAAGAGGACCTATTTTTACAGTCCAAAACTCCAACACCATGTCATCTCCATCATTTGTATGTAAGGATATTTCAATACAGAGGACATTTGAGAGTGCTTGTATGACCTCACCATTTAGAACACGTTTCGTGTCATTGTTTACGTCTGGTACGTCTGGTATTGAAAGATTAAACTGcaacattaaataaactttctttACATACAACTATTCAAATACAGgttttaatagatatttattgatcaAGGTGGAACCTACTTACccattgtaaattatttggtGTACATGTTGTATCACATATTACATTATCATCTGATGGTTTAGTAGTGTTGTACAGATGAACAATTTTTCTCCCTTGTCGACTTTGAACTACAATTTGCGCAATTTTTAAAGTCAATATTTTAGTGAATTTATATAGCTTCAATCGGTCCTGAGCATCTGCACTAGACATTTTCCTGGTTTTCttggttttattaattttattttcacctTCAGTTATTTGTAGAAAAACATTATTcatctatataataattaaagaaagtGCCAACATGATACTAACTGATAACGACTTATTGAAAAGtttatcaaatcaaataaGAATATACACGGCCAAATTGTTCACTTCAagagtataattattatttaatcgcACATAACAAACCAacagataaatttatttgcttTTCCTTAAGAGTTCATGCTTCAACcttgtgtaataaaaataatttctttattcttaCTTTATAATCTGTGGAGACAGGTTTTGTGACTCCTCCACTGATTGGGACCATAGATTACATAACATTTCTAGGCTATAAATGGAAACCAAAACATCTTTAATGGATTAATGATAGTGAATTTAAAAACCTTGAGACAACTAATAGTATTAACAGACGATCGAACTTGGTACGGGCCGGATAACGGATTGGTATGGCGTACCAAATCCGCTACTCACAACACACGGCCGGATCTCGCAGTCACCGCGTGGCGTGTACACAGTTCAGACGTCATGCCTCCGACGTTATCCAAGCGCGCTAAAATTGCGATTGTTGTTGCGGCAACAGTAATGCCGCCACAAATATCacgaaaaaaaagaaaggagtgggcaaaaacatatttaaaaaaccgtGATGAATTTAGTCACATGAAGTTAATCAAATCGCTTGATTACGAGCATCTCTGTTGCAATACAAATCATGTGATGTATCCCACAAGCACGGAAAGTCTTTATAAAATGCCAAAACATCGACAAGGACTTCGCGTTCTGTTAAAATCTCCGCCATAGTGCGAACATGCGTTGACGTACGTGCTACCTCCCGAATGTTTCAAACGTGACTGCCGTGCGTTTGTCCGGTCCGAGCGTACAGACTCACGGATTTGGTACGGAGAGGACCAAATTCGATGTGCAAACCATCGGACCGAGCGAAcacgaaataataataataatgttcgGCAGACAACTCTCCAGACGAACGGATATGGTATGGAGCGTACGGAATCCGCTGTCGGGCCCGTACCAAGTTCGATCGTCTGTTAATACTATAACAGTTCATATAATAGATAGCCTGTGGCTTCAGACGAATCACTTATCGACAGGTGTGACCCATCACCAGCGCTTCCAGATACACTGTAATTACAGTAGATTTACTGTATTTTAGACTTTTCTACTGTATACTGTAATGATAAAATACAGTGTATGAaaatactgtatttaatttccgttcatataaattatcaaattaatcaaatttaataagttttacgTATTAgaaaatacgaaatataaatttgcaaCCTATTCTAGAACCCAGACCCACTGACCTTTATCTATAGACAATGTTGAGTAGGATTGTTACCTACATATTATAGTTTACGTGCGGGGAATTCCCCAATGAATCAGAACTAACGCTTAGCAAAAACTAACCGTCTAGTATTATCTTTGCCTCACTCAAACGCTGAGTGCGAACGCAAGTTtagtgaaattaataatataaaaaccagCAAAGGAACTGTCTGATCACAAATACTATTAAAGGAAATATGTTAGCTCAGCAAGCCATTCGTCGAAATTCTGAAAACTGCGTCAAATTTAATCCCACTAATGAAATGATTTTGAAGATGAAtgcaaaaatttatcaaaatcatgaggaaattattttagaataactTACAAtgatatgtatttacaaataaattaatacagcatcttatttttcttttaatatttaaacaaacttttaatgtaattttactgTAATCGAATTTGGAATCTGCTGTATTGTTTTAAGAaactactatattttttagctGACAACActgtaattttacttttgGGATCTGGAAGCACTGCCCATCACTCATCAGTCATCACCCAGTAACgccaaatttttatgaatatggtCACGTCATCAAGAGTAATGTCGTAAATGTCGTTCCCATACAAATTCGTTTAAAGTTAGTCATTCCTGTCGAAAAATGGTTTCGTCTCTAGCTGGACTTACTACAATTCATAAGTCATCTGTGTAAACTGCTTTCTTTTCTGGTAATTGCATAAATTATAGAATAGAAAACAGGCATTTCGGAATGTACAATCACTAAGCCCTGCAGCTGTATAGGTTTAGGCCGACGGCCATTaagcattttaaaaataaataacctttTGCATTCATTACTTCATTCAAATATGCTAGACGGCTTAAGTATTCATATAAACGATGTAGTTCTATCGATAATATAGCTAATGTTTGATgaggaaaaataaaacaatatgatTAACCTTaagtcttatttattattcagtaaaaaaataattatttttttagaaaaaacatGTATGAACTTTTCAACCacaacactataattaatcccttatctaatatttttaacaatatccCGAATtgccaaaaatattaattgataatCACATTGATAGACACAAATAGCACTAGTTAAAAGATAAGTTTAGAAATGAGTTATTGTGGAAGATAAACAGAGAATTGAATTGAGCTTTAACCAATAGTAATCAATCCACTTTTCACCATTTTACAAGCGGTTAAGGAGAAGTTTAGATTTTAAGTATTCCTCTGAGTATTGATCTGAaaagaaaagtaatttattgtcCTGCACAAAATGgtcagttaaaaataataatttaatcaaactacattaaaaataaataagatatgtTACTACAGGGTTAGGGTTAGGGTAGAAGGACTCCTTtctccgcaattagactcgtggttggtccgttgtgcgtatgTTACTacataataaacttaatataatatatttaataaaaaaaatattaaatgtatataaatgcagtcttataataattactgatACTAAccttttttcttataaaattttactgcCTCCACAATTGTATATAGGAAAGACAAACTTATAATTCCACAAAAGAACATTAGCCACCCAtactgaaattttaatttatcataagAGAAGCACATAAGTAAATAATGGGACAAGCCTAGTGAAACATTTACAACCCTTGGAAAAATTagcatttagatttttttttggtttttatatgaatttaaatttagtttcaaAACTTAACAAACTATTTTATCTACGATAATGATTAGTTAT is a window from the Pieris napi chromosome Z, ilPieNapi1.2, whole genome shotgun sequence genome containing:
- the LOC125062412 gene encoding autophagy-related protein 13 homolog isoform X1, whose protein sequence is MNNVFLQITEGENKINKTKKTRKMSSADAQDRLKLYKFTKILTLKIAQIVVQSRQGRKIVHLYNTTKPSDDNVICDTTCTPNNLQWFNLSIPDVPDVNNDTKRVLNGEVIQALSNVLCIEISLHTNDGDDMVLEFWTVKIGPLHDATITSISTIYYRMSIMLKSTLSISRITPAYKMSRLQNKDCYQISHKIYGGQPNLDLLGKKYKNIKVGELHMPIGTVEIEVSYRTEMTILPEPRSRVPSYGEVQNISNSDIMVKSDHFPKEIPRKTNCDKKKVDLSKPLTAGAFVDTIKLRELHDALYQQLPPAPPMEWLLAEKDKMEKKINLSMADALSKPGPSSEAEPTLAPDASKAVEVPKCKDNKYASLMDFPFADGSPITELANFYQECLQARSASEAWTNESISTDSENLSQQLKMYEEAVPEFDSMVESMFSNTEYGSDHT
- the LOC125062412 gene encoding autophagy-related protein 13 homolog isoform X2; its protein translation is MVYLMLQFNLSIPDVPDVNNDTKRVLNGEVIQALSNVLCIEISLHTNDGDDMVLEFWTVKIGPLHDATITSISTIYYRMSIMLKSTLSISRITPAYKMSRLQNKDCYQISHKIYGGQPNLDLLGKKYKNIKVGELHMPIGTVEIEVSYRTEMTILPEPRSRVPSYGEVQNISNSDIMVKSDHFPKEIPRKTNCDKKKVDLSKPLTAGAFVDTIKLRELHDALYQQLPPAPPMEWLLAEKDKMEKKINLSMADALSKPGPSSEAEPTLAPDASKAVEVPKCKDNKYASLMDFPFADGSPITELANFYQECLQARSASEAWTNESISTDSENLSQQLKMYEEAVPEFDSMVESMFSNTEYGSDHT